The Lolium rigidum isolate FL_2022 chromosome 2, APGP_CSIRO_Lrig_0.1, whole genome shotgun sequence genomic interval CTCTCAGAACGCCAGCCGCACCGGTTGAATAAATCCCGTGCTACCGTTGTCAAActgttgcacccaatatccatttCCTGGCGCACATCCTCCGGCTGGAGAtaggaccacatatggatccagTGGTTAGCCAAAGGAATAACCTCATATGCAGGCTTGCATGCTGCAATGTACCTTCAGTTATTAAGTACAAGTAGGACCTGTAGATGTTCATGATGTGCCTGTATTGTTAACATTAGGGGCAGCGAATGGTGATCCTATTACTCATTTCAGTTTCTGACAGTGTACTATTTGAGGATGTTGGTCCAAGTTTGTATTGAGATGCTGCTAAACCAAAGATATTATCAGTAATCATTTGCGCTCTATTAGCTGCTCTTATCTTTGATTAATAATAACATTTTTTATTACTCAAGTTCCCAAATCCTGTCCACTGTATACCGTGGGTGGCAACACATGTACATCCTTCAACCTAATTAGGCGTGAGCTCCATCTTGGTCCTGTACAACTGTTTCCGTTAAGGTGCTATTTACAACCAAATAGCTATCTGTTTTTGTTTTCTATCATTTCCAGTTCTGTCAGTAGTTCAAAGTCATTTAAACCAAACCAAAATCCATTAGCTAAAAGGAACAAGAATGGGTATAATGTGCATGGTTAATGAATAATGATAGGTGCGCATTTTCCCTTATGAGAAATTGGACCtacatatatatatttaaatgAATGTAATGGAAAATTACATTAGTGCATCACGCATACCTCTTTTCGTTTCAAACTGACtgagtgccccccccccccgagcatTTTCTGAGCAATATGTCGGTAAGTTCTAACATATTTACAACAATTCTATCATTCTATCAGGAAAaaggacgggcgcagcaacgcgcgccatTATGGTCTAGTTTTTTTCTAAGACAAAAGCCGCTGGAGATCAACAAGAGTGCGCCTTTATTTTATAGATgataaacatgatatattttgTAGTTCCGTTATGCACATAAAAAAGATCGCAAGATGCTGAGTTTTTTTTATTTCTATTCCGAGAGGAATTGTGTAGAATGCTCAAGGAAAGTAAATATTTAGCAGAAAATGTTTCGAGTGGTACAAATCAAAATCTAAGGTCAAATAAAGATATAGTGAAAGATAGAAATTACTTCATATTGTTCTAAATCATTGTACAACCAATGAAACTGACAGACACTGAATGATGGCGCAAAAGAGTGGTGGAGTCGAGATCCGAATATCCAAATTATTGCACAACCAATAGAAGTTACGTCATATTGCAACGATTGTGAACACCAAGAATGGTGGAGTTGATGTCGAAATATCCGTTGTTCTTCCATTAGATGATGGTGCAAAAGAACATGCAATTTTAAGTCAGTTAATCACCGAAACTCCACACCTTGCCGTCTTCTTGGGGCCATCAAGGTGACAGTGGACGTCCGGGCTTTCTAGCGTATATGAGGTAAAATGGAATTTGCGTCATCACATAGTTGTATGCAATGCAAGGTAAAAAGTAAAGAAGGGCATCAACTAGAACGTAGGAGGAGGTAAAGAAGAAACATAATCCTTTCGTGCTTTTTTACCGTGTCATGATATTATTTTAATTTTAGTTTCCGGCGGTAATTTTCCTAGTTTGACAATAAAAAACGCTGTCCAGTTTGTCTTTCTTACCGGATCATCTTCTCACCTACCCAATCCCTCCGCTGACAGCCTCCCAATCCCCGTCACAGCAAAAACGCCAAGGAGAGCATCGCCTTCCACCCAAACCCGAGCACCTCCGGAGGAATCCCCTCCCGACAAAATCCTCCAAATAGCCGAGATGCTCCCCTCCCGCATCACCGCCGCTTCTCCACGCTGGCAACCCGCTGAGCCATGCTCCTCGCGCCTCCAGCCCCATGGCCGCGCGTCCGCCTGAACCGCCTCCCGCGCCAGCACTGCAAAGCCCGGCTGCTCTCGCTGCCCCGtagccgtcggcggcggcggctcggcgtgTGCATGGCCGAGATGGTCAGAATCGAGAGCGGGTCCCCGCCGCGGGAGCTAGGGGTTTCGATCGGGGAGGAGGGCGATGCGTTTCTGGTTGGGGAGAGGTTGCCCGGTCCCAGGCGGGACGCGACGGCGTCGGAGAGCAACTGGCGCTTGCCCGTTGAGGCCGCTCTGAATCGCATGGTTAGTGCTCGTTCTATTCTTAAGCTTCtgtacatgttttttttttcttttgagaatGATTTGGTACCTATTGGTGCTCTATTCTTAAGCTTACATTCTGAACTTGTCGGAATAGTGATAGTTTGTAACTCTGCTATTGCCGTTCAAATGAGCCCTTGGATAATTGGAAGTTGGTACTCTGCCAGTCTGAAAAAGGGGCAGAAGCTTTATCAAAAAGCAACTGAAACACCAGAACATTCTGATTTGATCTCAGTAGGGAATATGCATTGCTCGCTTTAGtagtatcatcatcatcatcataggtGATAGGTGGCTAGCTGATATGCAGCAAGCTCGACCGCTTTCACATGACCATTATTCATGGATGGATTTTTGTATGCACACTTTTAGCTTCGTTTACATAGAGTATTTTACTGTTTATGCCTCATTTTTACGGTTGTGTCTGATGGGTTATGAGAGAGGAACTTATAATGCTCCAGCTTAAGCTTCCTTTTGAGATCTTTGTCAGACCTTTGTTGAATAGAAGGCCGTATGCATGGATTGACACAGAGGCTGGGACATAACCTCCATTTcgtatttcgaaaaaaaaagcttCCTCCTGAGATGTGGTTAACTTTGTGCTATGGTTGAAATTACCTTTGACTGCAGCTTAACTTTGTGCTATTTGCTCGACATTCTGGACCTCGTACTAAAGTTTTAACATTGTGCTGTGCGCCAGAGTAAATGGCTGGTTGCTGGTTCTTTTGCTTTTGCAGCTATCTGGAAgcgtgatgctgaaatcatgtggGCTTTGATGGGTGCCGTTGCCAACACTATACTTTCCTCAATTCTTAAAAAGATGTTCAACCATGAAAGGCCGGCGCCGGCTTTGCGATCGGATCCTGGGATGCCATCCTCCCATGCCCAATCCATTTTCTATGCTGCAGTGTTTCTTGTTCTTTCAGGTAAGCACTTCAAGATTTCACTCAACCAACCATACTCCTACTGTTTTCTGTATATTCTCCTGGCAACATCAAAGGCATAAATGCTGATTGGAGTTGTCTTAATTTATTTCAATCATGATACCATACGTCTTTATTGTTTCTCTGTTTTTGCTGTATGGCTTTTCTATTCCAGCAAGTGCAATGTCTGGATACTATATTAGAtgtattatgctatttttgtGCTAAACTATGGAACTAAAATACATATCCATTAGTGCTTGGAGTATAGCAATACCTCCGTGGACATTAGAAATCAAATATTCTTCAATAGAATTGAAAGCAAAACTTATCTTATGCGGCTCCTTTTGCAAAGCAGTGTTCTACTGGCTTGGGACAAATTATCTGGCAATGATTCTCGGGGCCACGACTATAGCATTGGCCTCCTACCTAGTAAGATTTTCTCCTTTTTCTGACTACATTGGCTGTATTATATAACTCCATTGGTCTCTTCACCTTTAAACATCTCCATTGCAGAAGAGCCAAACTCTTAGGTCAGATTTTTCAAGTTCTTTGGCACATTCTAATTATAACTTCCCTTACATGCAGTCGTGGTTACGGGTGTCGCAGCGTCTCCACACGCTGAACCAGATTCTCGTGGGTGGCACTGTCGGATCAGCCTTCGGTGCTCTTTGGTTTGCACTCTGGCATTTGCTTGTGTGGGAAGCGTTTTATTCCTCAATGTGGGTCCAAGTTCCCGTCATTCTAGGTTCAGTAGCGTTCAGTGTTGCCTTTGTCGTCTACATCATTCGCCACTGGCTCAAGGatgaatagagatgcatatagctGCAATACGGTGATGGACACTGACAGCCAATCTGCCACGTAAGGTTTACTCGACACTCTCTGGTAATTATACACGGAAAGGAGGCTGTGTGATGGTTCAAAAGCCTAGAAAGCAGAACACTGAGCAATTTTGCTTTAGTACCGCAGACCATTGGTTTGTGTAACATATCAAATGATCGGTGCTAGGCTCCCATTCATCCAGGTTTTCCTTTTCATGGATGTAGTTGATGTTAAAGCTATTCTTTCTGGAAATGACGTTAAAAGAAACAATTTGTGAGCATGGGCATGAGAGATTTTGTGAGAAGAATCCATTGATGGATACTTGCTCTTATATTAAATTTTGAtcagatttctttgtgagtgcaaATTCTTCATCCCCGTCTGATCATACTCACACTTATCGCTTGTATTACTGGTCGAGCTGAAGGGATTTGTATATACTGCATAACTTTACAGGACTTTGTCTGTTGTGCGTCTCGTAACGTGAGATGCCTCTTTTACTAACCTGAGCAGTTCGGGACGTGCAACAGGGTTGACCCAGCTTACTTCTGAGAAATTGGAACAGACAGAGCCCCCTTTTGGACAGCTGGCCTGGGATAGAATCATAGAAGGTCCAAGCGTTAATAGTCAGGAAACAAGGACAGTAGAACTGATTCAGAACCAGACTCAAGTAGCAATAAGCAGGTAGCAATAAACAACCTAACGTAGACACCAGGTAGCAATATTCATGAGGCTGGAACCTCTTTGGTGGAGGGGAGACTTAAAACTGAGGAATGAAAATAACATAGGAGCCTTCAAACAGGTTAGAGGACAAGAATGTGACAGGAGTGATAATAATTCTTCTTCAGATGCTCGAATGAACAGAGGTAAGACATCGTCGCAATAAATTTGTTTCCTTATATTCTCATATTTGAAATAAACTAAATTGACCTTGAACATCTTATTAGCAGTGTGGGCATTGAATTTTGATTAAATTGTTAATGCTCCCAGCTTTAATAAATACTAACAATAATTATCGGGTGAAATAGAAGATCACCATAGCAtgtacaatggttgataagacggtTTTATCTTATGCCTGTCGATATGACAACAAAACATGGTATACAATGGTTATTTTTTTGTCTTATCTTTAGCCTCGTGTATTTCCTAAAAATATGGTGAGACATATtgtgctaagagatgatctcttagccaaGAGAAGGCAATgatctttttttgtttctctctcCTTCAACTCAGCAATTATCTTATGTGGCATTCCTAAGATAAGACTAAGATAAGACCattgtacaatggtgatatcttcaGTGTCACGTAGGATAAACGCTGATGTGGAGTaaagagaaagatgaaaaaagactttgccttctcttagctaagagatcatctctcaccataaatttaggatgtctcgttactaaagataagactaaaaaacaaCTCATTGTACCtcatgttttattgttatatcaAGATTACGTGGCAGGGttaagataagataaccttatcaaccattgcacatgcccaAGGAGATCAGATCAGTTGTGCTTGATTCATTAAAGATTGGATGGTATCAGAAAGCGCCTTCTAAACAACTCTCCCTCAAACTACATAGTTCTTAGTACAATAGAACTTTCCTAACGGAAGCCAACTCATCAAATAAAGGCTTCCACGGTGGTTTGACCAAAATGAGGATCCCACGTTTTGGCACATTAGACTAAGACATTTCCACAGTGAGATACAAGCTGTTACCAACCTGATACAACACAGGCCACAAGCTTGACACCTGCAACCAGCTCGCAGCCCGCTccgaaacaaagaaaaaaaaaaggtgccTACGCCACACACGTGCTACAATGACAATGTTCTAATGAATATTTATAGCTAATACCAGCGAGTTCTTGATAAAGAGCTCCTCATCCATCATACAAGACAAGAGGAGATAAACAAACCAGGGATGAAGGCCAGATCTGCCAATAGGATCCTCAAAAGCTTCAgtttatttgttttattttgttgttaGGTATCGACTTCTCCGCTATGATCTCCCCAGTAGCTCATGTAGGAGCTGCTCACCGTCCCTTCCAGAGTTCCAGGGGCATGCATGCAGCTACGAATGTCTTTAAGACGAGTTATACCAAGCCCACTACTCCACTTAAGTTAAGGGCACAGCAAACACAGAAAGAGTGGACTATTTACTGGAATGCTCCATGCTTAGAACAGAGCAGTAAAAACACAGGAACCAAGACTAACACACCCGAAGATCGACGGAGCAGTAAAAACACACGAACCAAATCGAATGCTCTAAGAACCAAGACTGGAAGTCCAACTAACAAAGAACAGAGCAAAAGACTCTTGTTCGAGTTGACAAACAGAACTGGGATCAAAACTGCAATTGTCAAAATCAACTCCACTTAAAGAGTTCACCATGGACGATTACTACCCATATCCACATTCCTCGTATTATTTTGCTCAACCAACTATGCAACGAGGGACTTACGGTAAGGGGAATAGAGCCAATCCTGGACGGAGATGGCCCATTCCACATCTTTACAGAGGAAGTGGCAAATCAGGATTGTAGTGATCACAGCCGATCACCAAAACAGAAAACTTATACAACCTTCTTTTCTCTCTAGGAAGTATAGTTAGAGCTTTTGTTAGGACCACTGTGACCAGAAAGATGCATCTTCAGCTAGCTCTAATCGCTGTTGGTGCTATTCGAGTCTTGAGCGTGGGGCTGGCCAGCTGGTACATACGACCAAGCAATGGCTGCTGTGCCGAGGGTAACTGCTATCCCAACTGAACCCCAGAACCACTTCTGTCTCATCTTACGCTTGTTCCGCTGTTGCCTGGACATCTCTGCAAGACAGACAAAGAAATAATTCATGGATCAGCAAGATCCCACATTCATTTGCAATGTGTACATCAAGACAGATTAATTCATTGCATGTCATGTTAGTTTATATATAATTCTTAAATCCTGATTCTACAGATGACATTTTTCTTACCTAATGTAGTAATGTATCTAACACATGAGATATTTATGCAGTAAGTTAAGTCTATACAAGATTACGGTTGCTACCAAAAAGCTAGGTTCACAAATGATATATCATTGTACGAAAATGCAAATATTGCAAAGGACATATTATGTTCAGTATGAGTACCGATAGCTTCTTGGTTTCTCTGAGACATCAAGACAGCTAAGATCATAGCATATTTCATTTTAATTAATACATATTTCTTAAATCCTGATTCTGCAGATGACATTTTCCTCAACTAATGTATCGAACACCGGAGATTTTTATGCAATAAGCAAAGTCAATACAAGATTTCAGTTGATACCAAAAACAAGCTAGGTTCACAAATGATATATCATTGTACCAAAACGCAAATATTGCAAAGAGACGAATTATGTTCAGTATGAGTACCTATAGCTTCTTGGTTTCTCTGAGACATCTCCCGGTTTGCAGCTTCATAGTACTGGACCCTATCTGATAGTCTTGCAATCTCAAAGTTCTTAGCTGAAATCACACTTTCCATCTCAGATTCAACTTCTACACGAGCAAATCCACGTGCAATAGCAGCAGCTACAAGTTGTGAAACAGTTATTTGCTGGCACAACTCAGCTCCAGGATCCATACTTGTATCATCAGAGTCCTCCGCTACAGTTGGAGATGGAAGTGACAAGGCAATAAGTGATAGGTGATGACTCAGCTTCTTCCATTCCTTTTGCCAGATCTCAGCTGTTTCCTCAGCTAGTTTCCTCCCCTCAATTTCTGTCAACATACTTAACCTCATTTCACGGAATTCATCATCAAGAGCTCGTGACGATCGAGTTGCACCATCACTTGATATTTCTGCAATTTAAATAAATCAGACTTGGTGTAAAGACTGAATGTAAATGAAACAACAAGCATCTGTGTGGATAATAAGAGGGGAGAGACAATCTCTTCCATAGAATGCAACAAAGTGATTAACCAAAACCACTGATGCACCTAAAAGCATACAACATTAGACATATCTTTAATATCACAGCCATATTCACTAACGCATGATTTTAGCTCATAGTCATACTGATAAATAAATGATTACATTGAACAAAAGCAAACTGCAGGTGGGTGACACATTAACTATTAAA includes:
- the LOC124692945 gene encoding lipid phosphate phosphatase epsilon 2, chloroplastic-like, whose protein sequence is MLLAPPAPWPRVRLNRLPRQHCKARLLSLPRSRRRRRLGVCMAEMVRIESGSPPRELGVSIGEEGDAFLVGERLPGPRRDATASESNWRLPVEAALNRMSKWLVAGSFAFAAIWKRDAEIMWALMGAVANTILSSILKKMFNHERPAPALRSDPGMPSSHAQSIFYAAVFLVLSVFYWLGTNYLAMILGATTIALASYLSWLRVSQRLHTLNQILVGGTVGSAFGALWFALWHLLVWEAFYSSMWVQVPVILGSVAFSVAFVVYIIRHWLKDE